Proteins from one Telopea speciosissima isolate NSW1024214 ecotype Mountain lineage chromosome 1, Tspe_v1, whole genome shotgun sequence genomic window:
- the LOC122650600 gene encoding uncharacterized protein LOC122650600 encodes MDEANTHIMELKLGQERIQDDVASLRDDVKSDFNNMYLRQDKLLHSFQTLALNLGHLALDTPGATPQGVPPSFVGASSSISPLPPFDPPSSIRQKKIVANLLAIKQQKDELIRDFISRFNRESLDIPDLDDSVVFNALQSGITDIELIKSLILNKAHNMTKLISQCHQFANMAEIIAARNEASGVLKKKQIAEKEKEEKKVEKKDDKKPRTDRVPSPEYTPLNIRRSEILMQIEGKGLLNWPGPMFSKPEDRNPRKYYRFHRDTRHDTEDCKQLKREIENLIWDGHWAFIQICG; translated from the exons ATGGATGAAGCCAACACTCATATCATGGAACTTAAACTTGGACAAGAACGGattcaagatgatgtggcatcTCTCCGTGATGATGTGAAATCCGACTTTAACAATATGTATCTGCGCCAAGACAAGCTTCTTCACTCTTTTCAaactcttgctctcaatcttggacatctTGCTCTTGATACACCAGGAGCAACTCCACAAGGAGTTCCACCATCGTTCGTCGGTGCATCCAGCTCTATTTcacctcttccaccctttgatcctcCG AGCAGTATCAGACAGAAGAAGATAGTAGCCAACTTGCTGGCCATCAAACAGCAAAAGGATGAGTTAATCCGAGATTTTATCTCCAGGTTTAACAGGGAGTCGCTCGACATACCCGATCTGGATGACTCGGTGGTGTTCAACGCACTGCAAAGTGGGATAACCGACATTGAGCTTATCAAATCCCTTATATTGAACAAGGCACATAATATGACCAAACTGATCAGTCAATGTCATCAATTTGCCAACATGGCAGAGATCATCGCAGCTCGAAACGAGGCAAGTGGAGTTCTAAAAAAGAAGCAGATagcagaaaaagagaaggaagagaagaaggtggAGAAAAAAGATGACAAGAAGCCCCGAACCGACAGGGTGCCTAGCCCCGAGTACACCCCGCTCAATATAAGGAGATCTGAGATACTGATGCAGATAGAAGGAAAGGGACTGTTGAACTGGCCTGGACCTATGTTCTCAAAGCCCGAGGATAGAAACCCTCGAAAATACTACCGTTTTCACAGAGATACAAGGCATGACACGGAAGATTGCAAGCagttaaaaagagaaatagagaaccTCATTTGGGATGGGCATTGGGCATTTATCCAAATATGTGGATAG